A segment of the Vibrio aquimaris genome:
TCTACTTGTTCTGGCTTAAGAATACGGATTGCCCAAATCAGGAAGCCGATTAAGAAGAACGCAGATGGGGCAAGTAGCATCAAACCGTTAGGCTGATACCAACCACCATTGCTCACTAGAGGCAACACTTCAATACCAAATAGCTTGCCTGAGCCAAGCAATTCGCGGAAGAAACCAACAGTGATAAGAACGAAGCCATAACCCAAACCGTTACCGATACCATCAATGAAAGAAGGTAGTGGTGCTGATTTCATTGCGAATGCTTCCGCACGGCCCATTACGATACAGTTGGTTATGATAAGACCGACGAATACCGAAAGCTGTTTAGAAATATCGTAAAGATAGGCTTTAAGTATTTGGTCAACCACGATAACAAGAGAGGCGATAATTGCCATTTGGACAATAATACGCACACTATTTGGGATGTGGTTACGAATCGAAGAAACGAAGAAGTTAGACATAGCAGTTACAAACGTCACCGCTAGAGTCATAACAAATGCAGTTTCCAGTTTGGTTGTTACTGCAAGCGCAGAACATACACCAAGAACCTGAAGCGCAATTGGGTTGTTATCCAATACAGGCGCTAAAATGCTCTTTTTAACGTTTTGTGCACTAGACATTAGTTCAGACCTCCGTCACGAACTTTTGCTAGGAACGGGCCAAAGCCCATGTCTCCTAACCAGAAGTCAAATGTGTGTTGAACGCCCTTACTGGTTAATGTTGCCCCAGATAGACCATCGACACCATGCTCAGAACCAGCCGGAGCACCACCTTTAACGACTTTAATTGCGGGTTTATGGTTTTCATCGAACAATTTCTTGCCGACCCACTGAGCTCTCCATGATGGGTTTTCAACCTCACCACCAAGTCCAGGTGTTTCACCTTGCTCGT
Coding sequences within it:
- a CDS encoding NADH:ubiquinone reductase (Na(+)-transporting) subunit D codes for the protein MSSAQNVKKSILAPVLDNNPIALQVLGVCSALAVTTKLETAFVMTLAVTFVTAMSNFFVSSIRNHIPNSVRIIVQMAIIASLVIVVDQILKAYLYDISKQLSVFVGLIITNCIVMGRAEAFAMKSAPLPSFIDGIGNGLGYGFVLITVGFFRELLGSGKLFGIEVLPLVSNGGWYQPNGLMLLAPSAFFLIGFLIWAIRILKPEQVEAKE